The Lates calcarifer isolate ASB-BC8 unplaced genomic scaffold, TLL_Latcal_v3 scaffold_3_8, whole genome shotgun sequence genome includes a window with the following:
- the LOC108901788 gene encoding butyrophilin-like protein 10 produces MLHLKNEEPFRDLRSWLICYTLTLLLLTLAFGGQSHIIGPHQPIAALLGDDIILPCHLEPAVNAFPMRVEWARPDLSPGSVHVWQNGWEWPVHTHPTYEGRTSLSINKLKQGDVSLKLTKVKLSDEGMYRCFVPTKSKNSYVQLVVGAVSSPVVNITGINTSISAVVLECESKGWYPEPEVLWLDGEGNLLSAGPTETVRGPDDLYTVSSRVTVEKRHSNSFTCRVQQNKTNQTRETHIHVPDEFFMSPFCFALGCYITLATGAVFGCVFSAALTWIIKTIRTRCNQKKENEEKEEGKDGRNNVKKEGFMIQKWSKLMKKHNVIENDYEDFPRAKGKAKESEELKMADRSQREGTSRERNNTEEEKLKEHKNELRRSVERRRPKSSCSD; encoded by the exons ATGCTTCACCTGAAGAACGAAGAGCCCTTCAGGGACCTCAGATCCTGGTTGATCTGCTACACCCTTACTCTCCTTCTTCTAACACTGGCCTTTGGAG GTCAGTCTCATATAATTGGTCCACATCAGCCAATAGCGGCATTACTTGGTGATGACATCATTCTGCCGTGCCACCTGGAACCTGCAGTCAATGCTTTTCCCATGAGGGTGGAATGGGCGAGACCGGACCTGAGCCCCGGGTCTGTCCACGTGTGGCAGAACGGTTGGGAGTGGCCGGTTCATACACACCCGACCTACGAGGGAAGAACGTCGCTGTCCATCAACAAACTGAAGCAGGGAGACGTCTCACTGAAACTCACCAAAGTCAAACTGTCTGATGAGGGAATGTACAGATGCTTCGTTCCCACAAAGAGTAAAAACTCTTATGTTCAGCTTGTTGTTG GTGCTGTGTCTTCACCTGTTGTTAACATAACAGGGATTAATACGTCCATCAGTGCAGTGGTGTTAGAGTGTGAGTCTAAAGgctggtatccagagcctgaggtgttgtggctggacggtgagggaaacctcctctctgctggacctacagagacagtcagaggtcctgatgacctctatactgtcagcagcagagtgactgtggagaagagacacagcaacagcttcacctgtagagtccaacagaacaaaaccaaccagaccagagagacacacatacatgttccag ATGAATTCTTCATGAGCCCATTTTGTTTCGCTCTCGGTTGCTACATCACCCTTGCTACTGGTGCTGTCTTtgggtgtgttttttctgctgcactCACATGGATAATAAAGACAATCC GCACGAGGTGCaaccagaaaaaagaaaatgaagagaaagaggaaggaaaagatgGACGGAATAATGTAAAAAAGGAAGGGTTCATGatccaaaaatggtcaaaactcATGAAGAAGCATAATGTGATTGAGAATGACTATGAAGACTTTCCCAGAGCGAAGGGGAAGGCGAAGGAAAGTGAGGAGCTGAAGATGGCAGACAGATCACAGAGAGAGGGCACAtcaagagagagaaacaacacagaagaggagaaactaaaggaacataaaaatgaactgaGACGCAGCGTTGAACGACGTCGACCAAAATCCTCCTGTAGTGACTAA
- the LOC108901880 gene encoding ladderlectin isoform X1, which yields MKTLAVSALVCALMALTRAAAFPGPKAANDQAAKTNLVKRSACSGRWSEFNGRCFHYVPRPMTWAKAEKNCLSMGGNLASVHDVTEYHEIQRLIMSASYEYKETWIGGSDAQEENQWFWSDGSPFNYLNWCGGEPNNAGGNQHCLQVNHGAEKCWDDYQCSTRKPSVCVKKA from the exons ATGAAGACGCTGGCTGTGTCTGCACTTGTCTGTGCCCTGATGGCTCTGACCAGAGCTGCTG CTTTTCCAGGACCAAAGGCTGCAAATGATCAAGCAG CAAAGACTAACCTGGTCAAGAGGTCGGCCTGTTCTGGGCGTTGGTCTGAGTTCAACGGTCGCTGTTTCCACTACGTTCCGAGACCCATGACCTGGGCCAAAGCCGAG AAAAACTGTTTGTCCATGGGTGGAAACCTTGCATCCGTCCATGACGTCACGGAGTACCATGAGATTCAGAGGCTGATAATGAGCGCCAGTTATGAGTATAAAGAAACATGGATCGGAGGCTCTGATGCACAGGAG GAGAACCAGTGGTTCTGGAGTGATGGTTCACCTTTCAACTACTTGAACTGGTGCGGTGGCGAGCCGAACAACGCTGGCGGCAACCAGCACTGTTTACAAGTTAATCATGGAG CTGAAAAGTGCTGGGATGACTATCAGTGCAGCACTCGAAAaccatctgtctgtgtcaaGAAAGCCTGA
- the LOC108901810 gene encoding ladderlectin, giving the protein MGCSTRWTNINGRYFRFVPKHLTWAQAERNCQSMGGNLASVHSTQEYNNIQWLIKNTIYEHKKTWIGGSDAQENNIWLWSDGTTFRYSHWCRGEPNNGAGQQHCMQMNYGARKCWDDLQCNRRLPSICAKKAQ; this is encoded by the exons ATGGGTTGTTCCACTAGGTGGACTAACATCAATGGTCGCTATTTCCGCTTTGTTCCAAAACATCTGACTTGGGCTCAAGCTGAG AGGAACTGTCAGTCCATGGGTGGGAACCTGGCATCAGTGCACAGCACGCAGGAGTACAATAACATTCAGTGGCTGATAAAGAATACCATTTATGAACACAAAAAAACCTGGATTGGAGGCTCTGATGCACAAGag AACAATATTTGGCTCTGGAGTGATGGTACAACTTTCCGCTACTCACACTGGTGTCGAGGAGAGCCAAACAACGGGGCTGGACAGCAGCACTGTATGCAGATGAATTATGGAG CTCGGAAGTGCTGGGATGATCTGCAGTGTAACAGACGTCTCCCATCCATCTGTGCCAAGAAAGCCCAATGA
- the LOC108901866 gene encoding type-2 ice-structuring protein isoform X2, protein MLTVWVLVCAMMALTRAVALPEEKAKKDDQAETDLVKRTYYGCSSGWSRFNRRCFHFVPKPMTWAQAERNCRSMGGNLASVHSVQEYHEIQRLIMTATYEYKAAWLGGSDAQEENVWLWSDGRPFHYSNWCHGEPNNYRRQQNCMQMNHAAQKCWDDLQCNAHLPSICAKRGY, encoded by the exons ATGCTGACCGTGTGGGTGCTCGTTTGTGCCATGATGGCTCTGACCAGAGCTGTGG CTCTTCCAGAGGAAAAAGCCAAAAAGGACGATCAAGCAG AGACTGACCTGGTCAAGAGAACCTATTATGGATGTTCCAGTGGTTGGTCTCGGTTCAATCGTCGCTGCTTCCACTTCGTTCCAAAACCTATGACTTGGGCCCAGGCTGAG AGAAACTGTCGGTCCATGGGTGGGAACTTGGCATCGGTGCACAGCGTGCAAGAGTACCATGAGATTCAGAGGCTGATAATGACTGCCACCTATGAGTACAAAGCAGCATGGCTTGGAGGCTCTGACGCACAAGAG GAGAATGTTTGGCTCTGGAGTGATGGAAGACCTTTCCACTATTCAAACTGGTGTCATGGAGAGCCGAACAACTATCGCAGACAGCAGAACTGTATGCAGATGAATCATGCAG CTCAGAAGTGCTGGGATGATCTGCAGTGTAATGCTCATCTCCCATCCATCTGTGCCAAGAGAGGCTACTGA
- the LOC108901866 gene encoding type-2 ice-structuring protein isoform X1: MLTVWVLVCAMMALTRAVALPEEKAKKDDQAVETDLVKRTYYGCSSGWSRFNRRCFHFVPKPMTWAQAERNCRSMGGNLASVHSVQEYHEIQRLIMTATYEYKAAWLGGSDAQEENVWLWSDGRPFHYSNWCHGEPNNYRRQQNCMQMNHAAQKCWDDLQCNAHLPSICAKRGY; the protein is encoded by the exons ATGCTGACCGTGTGGGTGCTCGTTTGTGCCATGATGGCTCTGACCAGAGCTGTGG CTCTTCCAGAGGAAAAAGCCAAAAAGGACGATCAAGCAG TAGAGACTGACCTGGTCAAGAGAACCTATTATGGATGTTCCAGTGGTTGGTCTCGGTTCAATCGTCGCTGCTTCCACTTCGTTCCAAAACCTATGACTTGGGCCCAGGCTGAG AGAAACTGTCGGTCCATGGGTGGGAACTTGGCATCGGTGCACAGCGTGCAAGAGTACCATGAGATTCAGAGGCTGATAATGACTGCCACCTATGAGTACAAAGCAGCATGGCTTGGAGGCTCTGACGCACAAGAG GAGAATGTTTGGCTCTGGAGTGATGGAAGACCTTTCCACTATTCAAACTGGTGTCATGGAGAGCCGAACAACTATCGCAGACAGCAGAACTGTATGCAGATGAATCATGCAG CTCAGAAGTGCTGGGATGATCTGCAGTGTAATGCTCATCTCCCATCCATCTGTGCCAAGAGAGGCTACTGA